Proteins co-encoded in one Ruegeria pomeroyi DSS-3 genomic window:
- the xth gene encoding exodeoxyribonuclease III translates to MKIATFNINGIKARAEALPAWLDSAQPDVALLQEIKSVDESFPREMFEERGYNVETHGQKGFNGVAILSKLPLEDVSRGLPGDDSDEQARWIEATVVGKQALRLCGLYLPNGNPVELTESGDPVPGGKYDYKLRWMERLQARATELMAAEEPALMAGDYNIIPQAEDAKRPEAWREDALFRPESRAAFRRILNLGFTEAFRARVQGPGHYSFWDYQAGAWNRNDGIRIDHFLLTPQAADLMRDCGIDKEVRGRDKPSDHVPVWVELDI, encoded by the coding sequence GCATGGCTGGACAGCGCGCAGCCCGATGTGGCGCTGTTGCAAGAAATCAAGTCGGTGGACGAAAGCTTTCCCCGCGAGATGTTCGAAGAACGCGGCTATAACGTGGAAACCCACGGGCAAAAGGGGTTCAACGGGGTGGCGATCCTGTCCAAACTGCCGCTCGAGGATGTCTCGCGCGGGTTGCCGGGCGACGACAGCGACGAGCAGGCGCGCTGGATCGAGGCCACGGTGGTGGGCAAACAGGCGCTGCGCCTGTGCGGGCTGTACCTGCCCAATGGCAATCCGGTGGAGCTGACCGAAAGCGGCGATCCGGTGCCGGGCGGCAAATACGACTACAAGCTGCGCTGGATGGAGCGGCTGCAAGCCCGCGCCACCGAGCTGATGGCGGCCGAGGAACCGGCGCTGATGGCGGGCGATTACAACATCATCCCGCAGGCCGAGGATGCCAAGCGCCCCGAGGCCTGGCGCGAGGACGCGCTGTTTCGCCCCGAAAGCCGCGCCGCCTTTCGCCGTATCCTGAACCTGGGATTTACCGAAGCCTTCCGCGCGCGGGTGCAGGGACCGGGGCATTACTCGTTCTGGGACTATCAGGCCGGCGCCTGGAACCGCAATGACGGTATCCGCATCGACCATTTCCTGCTGACCCCGCAGGCCGCCGACCTGATGCGCGATTGCGGCATCGACAAGGAGGTCCGTGGCAGAGACAAGCCCTCCGATCACGTGCCGGTCTGGGTCGAGCTGGATATCTGA
- a CDS encoding FAD-dependent monooxygenase — protein MGMFGTRIIVVGAGIGGLAAALALKARGADVTVLEQADAIAEVGAGIQVSPNGAAVLGALGLGPAFEAISVRGRAVVLSDYRRPGEVLRLDLMRHAGDQRYAFVHRADLIDLLAGAVRRAGVNVRLLQKVDRVDPGSPPVLHMCNGAHLTADLVVGADGLHSRARAALNGAAKPFFTGQIAWRATVPNTVGLPDEARVFMGPGRHLVCYPLRGGSLVNLVAVQERADWTAESWSQSDDPANLRAAFADFTGLPAALLAQVRAPGLWGLFRHPVAETWHRGRVTLVGDAAHPTLPFMAQGANMALEDAWVLADELGKAPGIELGLAAYQDRRQARARRVIAAANGNAWKYHLRAPLRGPAHLALSLGGRLAPARMVRQFDWLYRHDVTRGA, from the coding sequence ATGGGAATGTTCGGAACCAGGATCATCGTGGTGGGTGCCGGGATCGGCGGCCTGGCGGCGGCGCTGGCGCTCAAGGCGCGCGGCGCCGATGTCACGGTGCTGGAACAGGCCGATGCCATCGCCGAGGTGGGCGCCGGGATCCAGGTCAGCCCCAATGGTGCGGCTGTTCTGGGCGCGCTCGGGCTGGGTCCGGCCTTCGAGGCGATTTCGGTCCGGGGCCGCGCGGTGGTGCTGTCGGATTACCGCCGTCCGGGCGAGGTGCTGCGGCTCGACCTGATGCGCCATGCGGGCGATCAGCGCTATGCCTTCGTGCATCGGGCCGATCTGATCGACCTGCTGGCCGGGGCGGTGCGCCGGGCGGGGGTCAATGTCCGGCTTTTGCAGAAAGTGGACCGTGTCGACCCCGGATCGCCGCCGGTCCTGCACATGTGCAATGGCGCCCATCTGACCGCCGATCTGGTGGTTGGCGCCGACGGGCTGCATTCGCGCGCCCGCGCCGCGCTCAATGGGGCGGCAAAACCCTTCTTCACCGGCCAGATCGCCTGGCGCGCCACCGTGCCCAACACGGTCGGCCTGCCGGACGAGGCGCGGGTCTTCATGGGGCCAGGCCGGCATCTGGTCTGCTACCCGCTGCGCGGCGGCAGCCTGGTCAACCTGGTCGCGGTGCAGGAGCGCGCCGACTGGACCGCCGAAAGCTGGAGCCAGTCCGACGATCCCGCCAATCTGCGCGCCGCTTTTGCCGATTTCACCGGACTGCCGGCGGCGCTGCTGGCGCAGGTGCGCGCCCCGGGTCTCTGGGGCCTGTTCCGCCACCCGGTGGCCGAGACCTGGCATAGGGGCCGGGTCACGCTTGTCGGCGATGCCGCCCATCCGACCCTTCCCTTCATGGCGCAGGGCGCCAATATGGCGCTCGAAGACGCCTGGGTGCTGGCCGATGAGCTGGGCAAGGCACCGGGGATCGAGCTGGGGCTTGCCGCCTATCAGGACCGCCGCCAGGCGCGCGCGCGCCGGGTGATCGCCGCGGCCAACGGCAATGCCTGGAAGTACCACCTGCGCGCCCCCCTGCGCGGCCCGGCGCATCTGGCCCTGTCGCTGGGTGGCAGGCTGGCGCCCGCCCGCATGGTGCGCCAGTTCGACTGGCTCTACCGTCACGACGTGACCCGGGGCGCCTAG
- the dksA gene encoding RNA polymerase-binding protein DksA: MSEHITETDVVGQTEGAQMKPESFLPEDYSPAEDEPFMNDRQLEYFRRKLINWKHELMAGSRDTIEGLQDGTRNIPDVADRASEETDRALELRTRDRQRKLVAKIDAALRRIDEGEYGYCQVTGDPISLKRLDARPIATMTLEAQERHERREKVHRDD; the protein is encoded by the coding sequence ATGTCTGAACATATTACCGAAACGGACGTTGTTGGCCAGACCGAGGGAGCACAGATGAAGCCGGAATCCTTTCTGCCGGAAGACTACAGCCCGGCCGAAGACGAGCCATTCATGAACGACCGTCAGCTTGAGTATTTCCGCCGCAAGCTGATCAACTGGAAACACGAGCTTATGGCGGGCAGCCGCGATACGATCGAAGGGTTGCAGGACGGCACGCGCAATATTCCCGACGTGGCCGACCGCGCCAGCGAAGAGACCGATCGCGCACTGGAACTCAGAACCCGCGACCGCCAGCGCAAGCTGGTCGCCAAGATCGACGCCGCGCTGCGCCGCATCGACGAGGGTGAATACGGCTATTGCCAGGTCACCGGCGATCCGATCTCGCTCAAGCGGCTGGATGCGCGCCCGATCGCGACCATGACGCTCGAGGCGCAAGAGCGTCACGAGCGCCGCGAAAAGGTCCATCGCGACGATTGA
- a CDS encoding AAA family ATPase, translated as MTARFQGTAEYVATDDLTIAVNAAVTLERPLLVKGEPGTGKTELARQVAGALGLRMIEWNVKSTTRAQQGLYEYDAVSRLRDSQLGEERVHDVGNYIKKGKLWQAFDSDEKVVLLIDEIDKADIEFPNDLLQELDKMEFHVYETGQTVRARQRPIVIITSNNEKELPDAFLRRCFFHYIRFPDEATMRRIVEVHHPGIKESLLTAALTQFYEIRETQGLKKKPSTSEVIDWLKLLLAEDLSAEDLRRDGANALPKLHGALLKNEQDVHLFERLAFMARGKR; from the coding sequence ATGACTGCACGTTTCCAGGGAACCGCCGAATATGTGGCGACCGACGATCTGACCATTGCGGTGAATGCCGCCGTGACACTGGAGCGGCCGCTGCTGGTCAAGGGCGAACCGGGTACCGGCAAGACCGAGCTGGCCCGTCAGGTCGCCGGTGCGCTGGGGCTGCGGATGATCGAGTGGAACGTGAAGTCCACCACCCGCGCGCAGCAGGGCCTGTATGAATATGACGCGGTCAGCCGCCTGCGCGACAGCCAGCTGGGCGAAGAGCGCGTGCATGATGTGGGCAACTACATCAAGAAGGGCAAGCTGTGGCAGGCCTTTGATTCCGACGAGAAGGTGGTGTTGCTGATCGACGAGATCGACAAGGCCGACATCGAGTTCCCCAACGACCTGTTGCAGGAGCTCGACAAGATGGAGTTCCATGTCTACGAGACCGGGCAGACCGTCCGGGCCCGGCAGCGCCCCATCGTCATCATCACCTCGAACAATGAAAAGGAACTGCCCGACGCGTTTCTGCGGCGCTGTTTCTTTCACTACATCCGCTTTCCCGACGAGGCCACCATGCGCCGCATCGTCGAGGTGCATCACCCCGGCATCAAGGAATCGCTGCTGACCGCCGCGCTGACCCAGTTCTACGAGATTCGCGAGACGCAGGGGCTGAAGAAGAAACCCTCGACCTCCGAGGTGATCGACTGGCTGAAACTGCTGCTGGCCGAGGATCTGAGCGCCGAGGATCTGCGCCGTGACGGCGCCAATGCGCTGCCGAAGCTGCATGGCGCGCTGCTGAAGAACGAGCAGGATGTGCACCTGTTCGAGCGGCTTGCCTTCATGGCGCGCGGCAAGCGCTGA
- a CDS encoding DUF2927 domain-containing protein produces the protein MTVTSALSRTISRPLVRALALVSGLGLAACDTVPLEDTPTRAQTPGLSLEPMKSFGATRVQPPQRSNGNIAADFLALHFQLESGRDLPVFTRFETPITVRVTGSPPASLQPDLTRLLGRLRSEAGIDIRQVSEAGASITIEAVSREEIGRALPHAACFVVPNVSSLAEFRRDRRKDKTNWANLRKRERLGIFVPYDSSPQELRDCLHEELAQAIGPLNDLYSLPDSVFNDDNIHTILTGFDMLVLRATYAPELRSGMSRDQVTAVLPDLLGRLNPRGVTVAARPVVTTPRAWIDQVQAALGPGVAFQTRLDAANRAAQMAQSWGWTDQRRAFGHYMLGRMLQTADPDLAQRHFLTAMQVLQSTPGTRLHQAYVTTQTAAFAISRGDGAGALAQLRPMRDVAAQAENAALLATLMMLEAEALTLLGKTDAARDLRLDSVGWARYGFGSDWAVRAKMQEIASLNPRNALGG, from the coding sequence ATGACAGTCACAAGCGCCTTATCCCGCACCATCTCCCGCCCGCTTGTCCGGGCACTTGCTCTGGTCTCGGGCCTTGGCCTTGCCGCCTGCGATACCGTCCCGCTCGAGGATACGCCGACCCGGGCGCAGACCCCCGGTCTGTCGCTGGAGCCGATGAAAAGCTTTGGCGCCACCCGCGTGCAGCCACCGCAACGCTCGAACGGCAATATCGCCGCCGATTTCCTCGCCCTGCATTTCCAGCTGGAAAGCGGGCGCGACCTGCCCGTGTTCACCCGGTTCGAAACCCCGATCACCGTGCGCGTGACCGGCTCGCCGCCCGCCAGCCTGCAACCGGATCTGACCCGGCTGCTGGGGCGTCTGCGCAGCGAGGCCGGGATCGACATCCGTCAGGTCAGCGAGGCCGGCGCCAGTATCACCATCGAGGCCGTCAGCCGCGAGGAGATTGGCCGCGCCCTGCCCCATGCGGCCTGTTTCGTGGTTCCCAACGTTTCAAGCCTGGCCGAGTTCCGCCGCGACCGCCGCAAGGACAAGACCAACTGGGCCAACCTGCGCAAACGCGAGCGGCTGGGTATCTTCGTGCCCTATGACAGCAGCCCGCAGGAACTGCGCGACTGCCTGCACGAGGAACTGGCACAGGCGATCGGTCCGCTCAACGACCTCTACAGCCTGCCGGATTCGGTGTTCAACGACGACAATATCCACACCATCCTGACCGGGTTCGACATGCTGGTGCTGCGCGCCACCTATGCGCCCGAACTGCGCAGCGGCATGAGCCGCGATCAGGTCACCGCGGTGCTGCCCGACCTGCTGGGCAGGCTCAATCCGCGCGGCGTCACCGTGGCGGCGCGGCCGGTGGTCACGACCCCGCGTGCCTGGATCGACCAGGTGCAGGCCGCCCTTGGCCCGGGCGTGGCCTTTCAGACCCGTCTGGATGCGGCCAACCGCGCCGCGCAGATGGCCCAGTCCTGGGGTTGGACCGATCAGCGCCGTGCCTTTGGCCATTACATGCTGGGGCGGATGCTGCAAACCGCCGATCCTGACCTTGCCCAGCGCCATTTCCTGACCGCGATGCAGGTGCTGCAATCGACACCGGGCACACGACTGCACCAGGCCTATGTGACCACCCAGACCGCCGCCTTTGCGATCTCGCGGGGTGATGGCGCCGGGGCGCTGGCCCAGCTGCGCCCGATGCGCGACGTCGCCGCCCAGGCCGAAAACGCCGCGTTGCTGGCCACCCTGATGATGCTCGAGGCCGAGGCGCTGACGCTGTTGGGCAAAACCGACGCGGCGCGCGACCTGCGGCTGGACAGTGTCGGCTGGGCGCGCTACGGGTTCGGCTCTGACTGGGCGGTTCGGGCCAAGATGCAGGAGATCGCGTCGCTGAACCCCCGCAACGCACTGGGCGGCTAA
- a CDS encoding vWA domain-containing protein: MFLPFFENLRKAGVPVSLREYLTFLEGMKKGLATYDVEAFYYLARVSMVKDERNIDKFDRAFAASFKGLEDITFEQVMEAVDIPADWLEKMAEKHLSPEEKAEIEALGGFDKLMETLRERLKEQEGRHQGGNKWIGTAGTSPFGAYGYNPEGVRIGQKESRHQRAVKVWDKREFKNLDDTVELGTRNIKVALKRLRRWAREGAAMELDLDGTIRATAEHGYLDVKERPERHNAVKVVLFLDVGGSMDPHVKVVEELFSAARSEFKHLEYYYFHNCLYEGVWRDNRRRWDAQIPTHEVLRTYGPDYKCIFVGDASMSPYEIAYPGGANEHWNQEAGQVWLARAREQWASNLWINPVPEKYWDYTHSIGMIREIFDDRMVPMTLSGLEQGMRVLTR; the protein is encoded by the coding sequence ATGTTCCTGCCCTTCTTCGAGAATTTGCGCAAAGCCGGGGTGCCGGTGTCGCTGCGCGAATACCTGACCTTTCTCGAGGGCATGAAGAAGGGGCTGGCCACCTACGATGTCGAGGCCTTCTATTATCTGGCCCGCGTGTCGATGGTGAAGGACGAGCGCAATATCGACAAGTTCGACCGCGCCTTTGCCGCCAGTTTCAAGGGGCTTGAGGATATCACTTTTGAACAGGTGATGGAGGCCGTCGATATCCCCGCCGACTGGCTGGAGAAGATGGCCGAAAAGCATCTGTCGCCCGAGGAGAAGGCCGAGATCGAGGCGCTGGGCGGGTTCGACAAGCTGATGGAGACGCTGCGTGAGCGGCTCAAGGAACAAGAGGGCCGCCACCAGGGCGGCAACAAGTGGATCGGCACCGCCGGAACCTCGCCCTTTGGCGCCTATGGCTATAACCCCGAAGGGGTGCGCATCGGCCAGAAGGAAAGCCGCCACCAGCGCGCGGTCAAGGTCTGGGACAAGCGCGAATTCAAGAACCTCGATGACACGGTCGAACTGGGTACTCGCAACATCAAGGTGGCGCTGAAGCGCCTGCGCCGCTGGGCGCGTGAGGGCGCGGCGATGGAGCTGGACCTGGACGGCACCATCCGCGCCACAGCCGAACACGGCTATCTGGACGTCAAGGAACGCCCCGAACGGCACAACGCGGTCAAGGTGGTGCTGTTTCTCGACGTGGGCGGCTCGATGGACCCGCATGTGAAAGTGGTCGAAGAGCTGTTCTCGGCCGCACGGTCCGAGTTCAAGCATCTGGAATACTACTACTTCCACAATTGCCTGTACGAAGGCGTCTGGCGCGACAACCGCCGCCGCTGGGACGCGCAGATCCCCACCCATGAGGTGCTGCGCACCTATGGTCCCGATTACAAATGCATCTTCGTGGGCGATGCCTCGATGAGCCCTTACGAGATCGCCTATCCCGGCGGCGCCAACGAGCATTGGAACCAGGAGGCTGGTCAGGTCTGGCTGGCACGCGCGCGCGAGCAATGGGCCAGCAACCTCTGGATCAACCCGGTGCCCGAGAAATACTGGGACTATACCCATTCGATCGGCATGATCCGCGAGATTTTCGACGACCGGATGGTGCCGATGACCCTGTCGGGGCTGGAACAGGGCATGCGGGTGCTGACACGCTGA
- a CDS encoding M48 family metalloprotease, with the protein MLRVTPILLAVLYAFAMYHFSAWRTRRELDARSTELADPALKRLTDRLAAALGVARVPVHIYEIDPVNGLAAPDGRIFITRGFYRKYQSGEVTGEELTSVIAHELGHVALGHSRRRMIDFSGQNAMRTALAMLLGRFIPFFGVWIANMLTTLLAARLSRADEYEADAYAAALLTKAGIGVAPQKALFHKLDALTEQRAGVAPAWLLSHPKTAERIAALDRLEARWQAH; encoded by the coding sequence ATGTTGCGCGTCACCCCGATCCTGCTGGCGGTTCTCTACGCCTTTGCCATGTACCATTTCTCGGCCTGGCGGACCCGGCGCGAGCTGGATGCCCGCTCGACCGAGCTGGCCGACCCGGCGCTGAAACGGCTGACCGACCGGCTGGCGGCGGCCCTGGGCGTAGCCCGCGTGCCGGTGCATATCTACGAGATCGACCCGGTCAACGGGCTGGCCGCACCCGACGGGCGCATCTTCATCACCCGCGGGTTCTATCGCAAATATCAAAGCGGCGAGGTCACCGGCGAAGAGCTGACCTCGGTCATCGCGCATGAGCTGGGGCATGTTGCGTTGGGCCATTCGCGGCGCCGGATGATCGACTTTTCCGGCCAGAACGCCATGCGCACCGCGCTGGCCATGCTGCTGGGCCGGTTCATCCCCTTCTTCGGGGTCTGGATCGCCAATATGCTGACCACCCTGCTTGCCGCGCGGCTGAGCCGGGCGGACGAGTACGAGGCCGACGCCTATGCCGCCGCCCTGCTGACCAAGGCGGGTATCGGCGTGGCGCCGCAAAAGGCGCTGTTTCACAAGCTGGACGCGCTGACCGAACAGCGCGCCGGGGTGGCGCCCGCATGGCTGCTCAGCCACCCCAAAACGGCCGAGCGCATCGCCGCGCTCGACCGGCTCGAAGCGCGCTGGCAGGCGCATTGA
- a CDS encoding LLM class flavin-dependent oxidoreductase — protein sequence MLYSLLDLAPVPEGSDIPEALANSADLAAHAEALGYHRYWLAEHHNMPGIASAATAVLIGHIASRTSTMRIGAGGIMLPNHAPYMVAEAFGTLASLYGDRIDLGLGRAPGTDMATARALRRGLSQQDSFPQDVIELIGFLGPEDPEARVRAFPGQNTHVPVWILGSSLYGAQLAAQLGLPYAFASHFAPQALEEALQVYRRSFRPSVYLGQPHAMMAINVFAAETDAEGVRLRTTMQQAFARLRLGRPGKLPAPVDDIAAHLDRATLAGVNAALSVSAVGSPETVRADLTHVIDRYQPDEVILTGQIHDHTARKRSFEIAAGILRSL from the coding sequence ATGCTCTATTCCCTGCTCGACCTTGCCCCGGTGCCCGAGGGCAGCGACATTCCCGAGGCGCTGGCCAACAGCGCCGATCTGGCCGCCCATGCCGAGGCCTTGGGCTATCACCGCTACTGGCTGGCCGAGCATCACAACATGCCCGGCATCGCCAGCGCCGCAACCGCGGTGCTGATCGGCCATATCGCCAGCCGGACCAGCACCATGCGGATCGGCGCGGGCGGCATCATGCTGCCCAACCATGCGCCCTACATGGTGGCCGAAGCCTTTGGCACTCTGGCGTCGCTTTATGGCGACCGCATCGACCTGGGCCTTGGCCGGGCGCCGGGCACCGACATGGCCACCGCGCGCGCGCTGCGCCGGGGTCTGTCACAACAGGACAGTTTCCCGCAGGATGTGATCGAGCTGATCGGCTTTCTCGGCCCCGAGGATCCAGAGGCGCGGGTGCGCGCCTTTCCCGGCCAGAACACCCATGTGCCGGTCTGGATCCTGGGGTCCAGCCTCTATGGTGCGCAACTGGCCGCGCAGTTGGGCCTGCCTTACGCCTTTGCCTCGCATTTCGCGCCGCAGGCGCTGGAGGAAGCGCTGCAGGTCTATCGCCGCAGCTTCCGCCCCTCGGTCTATCTGGGCCAACCTCATGCGATGATGGCAATCAATGTCTTTGCCGCCGAAACCGATGCCGAGGGGGTGCGCCTGCGCACCACCATGCAACAGGCCTTTGCCCGCCTCAGGTTGGGGCGGCCCGGCAAGCTGCCGGCACCGGTTGACGATATCGCCGCCCATCTGGATCGCGCCACGCTGGCCGGGGTGAATGCCGCGCTCAGCGTCTCGGCAGTGGGCAGCCCCGAGACGGTGCGCGCCGATCTGACCCACGTCATCGACCGTTATCAACCCGACGAAGTGATCCTGACCGGGCAAATCCACGATCACACCGCGCGCAAACGCTCGTTCGAGATCGCGGCCGGGATCCTGCGCTCACTCTGA
- a CDS encoding RSP_2648 family PIN domain-containing protein — MKAVLDTCVIYPTVMREMLLGAARLGHFTPLWSARILEEWARAAVKLGPAGEAQARAEIALTRAAWPRAEVPPAPGVEARLWLPDPADIHVLATAIAGSADVIVTLNRADFPRNILAEEGLERIDPDAFLLQFFNDDPAGFARMAEKVLDEANRLSGETWTLRSLMKKARLPRLGKALEHHRSE, encoded by the coding sequence GTGAAAGCGGTGCTCGACACTTGCGTGATCTATCCCACGGTCATGCGCGAGATGCTGCTGGGCGCGGCGCGGCTGGGGCATTTCACCCCGCTCTGGTCGGCCCGCATCCTTGAGGAATGGGCGCGCGCGGCGGTCAAGCTGGGACCGGCGGGCGAGGCGCAGGCGCGCGCCGAGATCGCCCTGACCCGCGCCGCCTGGCCGAGGGCCGAGGTGCCGCCCGCGCCCGGTGTCGAGGCGCGGCTGTGGCTGCCCGATCCGGCGGATATCCATGTGCTGGCCACCGCCATCGCCGGGTCGGCGGATGTGATCGTGACCCTCAACCGCGCCGATTTCCCGCGCAATATCCTGGCCGAGGAAGGGCTGGAACGGATCGACCCGGATGCGTTCCTTTTGCAATTTTTCAATGACGACCCTGCGGGTTTCGCGCGCATGGCTGAAAAAGTGCTGGACGAGGCCAACCGCCTGTCGGGCGAGACATGGACCCTGCGCAGTCTGATGAAGAAGGCACGATTGCCCCGGCTGGGCAAGGCGCTGGAACACCACCGCTCAGAGTGA
- a CDS encoding RSP_2647 family RNA methyltransferase, whose translation MTAPSDVFDRPRIRLKPKANARAIRHGAPWVFDNEVVTDRRTRKIAPGTVAVLEDDNRAPLGLVAVNPGSRILARMLDRDPEAELNAAWFEARLTRALALRERLFDAPFYRLVHAEADGFPGVIIDRFGEACVIQPNAAWAEAHLELLSAALIKVTGVSTVLKNASGRTRALEGLDDQNAVLAGAAPTAPVPVLMNGATYMADLTGGQKTGLFYDQRPNHAFAARLAGQGTRVLDVFSHVGGFALAMLAGGAGSALAVDGSAPALALAEQGALASGLAGRFETRQGDAFDVLTALAEEGETFDVVICDPPAFAPSKQALDAGLRAYERVARLAAALVRPGGYLGLCSCSHAADLSRFREASVRGIGRAGRSAQLIHTGFAGPDHPQLPQLAESGYLKAVFFRL comes from the coding sequence ATGACAGCGCCCTCTGACGTTTTTGACCGTCCCCGCATCCGCCTGAAGCCCAAGGCAAACGCCCGTGCCATCCGTCACGGCGCGCCCTGGGTGTTCGACAACGAGGTGGTCACCGACCGCCGCACCCGCAAGATCGCGCCGGGCACGGTCGCGGTGCTCGAGGATGACAACCGCGCGCCCCTGGGGCTGGTGGCGGTCAATCCCGGCTCGCGCATCCTGGCGCGGATGCTGGATCGCGATCCCGAGGCCGAGTTGAACGCCGCCTGGTTCGAGGCGCGGCTGACCCGGGCGCTGGCGCTGCGCGAGCGCCTGTTTGATGCGCCCTTCTACCGGCTCGTCCATGCCGAGGCCGACGGGTTCCCGGGGGTGATCATCGACCGGTTCGGTGAGGCTTGTGTGATCCAGCCCAACGCCGCCTGGGCCGAGGCGCATTTGGAGCTGCTGAGCGCGGCGCTGATCAAGGTGACCGGTGTCAGCACGGTACTGAAGAACGCCTCGGGGCGCACCCGCGCGCTGGAAGGGCTGGACGATCAGAACGCGGTGCTGGCCGGGGCCGCCCCCACGGCGCCGGTGCCGGTGCTGATGAACGGTGCCACCTATATGGCCGATCTGACCGGCGGCCAGAAAACCGGCCTGTTCTACGACCAGCGTCCGAACCATGCCTTTGCCGCGCGGCTGGCGGGGCAGGGCACGCGGGTGCTCGACGTGTTCTCTCATGTGGGCGGGTTTGCGCTGGCGATGCTGGCCGGCGGTGCGGGCAGCGCGCTGGCGGTCGACGGGTCGGCCCCGGCGCTGGCGCTGGCCGAGCAGGGGGCGCTTGCCTCGGGTCTGGCCGGGCGGTTCGAGACGCGGCAGGGCGACGCGTTCGACGTGCTGACCGCGCTGGCCGAGGAAGGTGAGACATTCGACGTGGTGATCTGCGATCCGCCCGCCTTTGCGCCCTCGAAACAGGCGCTGGACGCGGGGTTGCGCGCGTATGAACGGGTGGCGCGGCTGGCCGCGGCGCTGGTGCGACCGGGCGGCTATCTGGGTCTCTGCTCCTGCTCGCATGCCGCCGATCTGTCGCGGTTCCGCGAGGCCAGCGTGCGCGGCATCGGCCGCGCCGGGCGCAGCGCGCAGCTGATCCATACCGGCTTTGCCGGTCCGGATCATCCGCAGCTGCCGCAACTGGCCGAGAGCGGTTATCTCAAGGCGGTGTTCTTCCGGCTGTGA
- a CDS encoding DUF6778 family protein, with protein sequence MKTMRMILLAGLGLSVAACTAVDVPTRNAPYEQLPNTSVAAPAGYDLLQPEYRVQPAAAVGQVMIPQTDSVARAATQDPGNPALAAGQAPVSINSVTVLVPRSLKVSERNSYLPRGDIVWREDPIGDRHAQVQKIVQDAMVRGVSPLSGPVKADLEIVVKRFHALTEKARYTTGGVHAITFDIVLKDPATGAQLMPPREVRADLEAFGGQQAINAEARGQTQKVRITGHLAEVIRQELTNPEGYKNASLGIIQVMNRL encoded by the coding sequence ATGAAAACCATGCGGATGATCCTGCTTGCCGGTCTGGGCCTGTCGGTTGCAGCCTGCACGGCAGTCGACGTTCCCACCCGGAACGCCCCTTACGAACAATTGCCGAACACCTCGGTTGCGGCCCCGGCGGGTTATGACCTGCTTCAGCCGGAATACCGGGTCCAGCCCGCCGCAGCGGTTGGTCAGGTGATGATCCCGCAGACCGACAGCGTTGCCCGCGCTGCCACCCAGGATCCGGGCAACCCGGCTCTGGCCGCTGGACAGGCGCCGGTCTCGATCAACTCGGTCACCGTGCTGGTGCCGCGCTCGCTGAAGGTTTCCGAGCGCAACAGCTATCTGCCGCGCGGCGACATCGTCTGGCGCGAGGATCCGATCGGCGACCGTCACGCCCAGGTGCAGAAGATCGTGCAGGACGCGATGGTGCGCGGCGTCAGCCCGCTGAGCGGTCCGGTCAAGGCCGATCTGGAAATCGTCGTCAAACGCTTTCACGCACTGACAGAAAAGGCGCGCTATACCACCGGTGGTGTGCATGCGATCACCTTTGACATCGTCCTCAAGGACCCGGCCACCGGCGCGCAGCTGATGCCGCCGCGCGAAGTCCGCGCCGATCTCGAGGCCTTTGGCGGCCAGCAGGCGATCAATGCCGAGGCCCGCGGCCAGACCCAGAAGGTTCGCATCACGGGCCATCTGGCCGAGGTGATCCGGCAGGAGCTGACCAACCCCGAAGGCTACAAGAACGCCTCGCTGGGCATCATCCAGGTGATGAATCGCCTCTGA